In Oryza sativa Japonica Group chromosome 2, ASM3414082v1, the following are encoded in one genomic region:
- the LOC4329777 gene encoding prohibitin-3, mitochondrial has translation MAGGGQAAASLLTKLAQAAAGLGIAASAASTALYTVDGGQRAVIFDRFRGVLPETSSEGTHFIVPWLQKPFIFDIRTRPHSFSSTSGTKDLQMVSLTLRVLARPDIDRLPDIFTSLGLEYDEKVLPSIGNEVLKAVVAQFNADQLLTERPHVSALVRDSLIRRAAEFNIVLDDVAITHLAYGPEFSQAVEKKQVAQQEAERSRFLVARAEQERRAAIVRAEGESEAARLISEATAAAGTGLIELRRIEAAKEIAGELARSPNVSYIPAGDSSQMLLGLSGAR, from the coding sequence atggccggcggcgggcaggcggcggcgtcgctgctGACGAAGctggcgcaggcggcggccgggctgggcatcgcggcgtcggcggcgtcgacggcgctgtACACGGTGGACGGCGGGCAGCGCGCCGTGATCTTCGACCGGTTCCGCGGCGTGCTCCCGGAGACCTCGTCGGAGGGCACCCACTTCATCGTCCCCTGGCTCCAGAAGCCCTTCATCTTCGACATCCGCACCCGCCCGCACAGCTTCTCCTCCACCTCTGGGACCAAGGACCTGCAGATGGTCAGCCTCACCCTCCGCGTCCTCGCGCGCCCCGACATCGACCGCCTCCCGGACATCTTCACCTCGCTGGGCCTCGAGTACGACGAGAAGGTGCTCCCCTCCATCGGCAACGAGGTGCTCAAGGCCGTCGTCGCGCAGTTCAACGCCGACCAGCTCCTCACCGAGCGCCCCCACGTCTCCGCGCTTGTCCGCGACTCCCtcatccgccgcgccgccgagttCAACATCGTCCTCGACGACGTCGCCATCACGCACCTCGCCTACGGCCCGGAGTTCTCCCAGGCCGTCGAGAAGAAGCAGGTGGCGCAGCAGGAGGCCGAGCGGTCCAGGTTCCTCGTCGCGCGCGCCGAGCAGGAGAGGCGCGCCGCCATCGTCCGCGCCGAGGGGGAGAGCGAGGCCGCGCGCCTCATCTccgaggccaccgccgccgcgggcacCGGCCTGATCGAGCTCAGGAGGATCGAGGCCGCCAAGGAGATCGCCGGGGAGCTTGCGCGCTCCCCCAATGTCTCGTACATCCCGGCCGGCGACAGCAGCCAGATGCTGCTTGGTCTCAGCGGCGCTCGGTGA